In Anopheles gambiae chromosome 2, idAnoGambNW_F1_1, whole genome shotgun sequence, a single window of DNA contains:
- the LOC1270408 gene encoding protein artichoke yields the protein MTPTIDARLLLLLACALASVSCAWRPCTDLDALLKIPCRCNIETAGNNSQYVFVNVNCDRTTLTAPFPSGIPIISFSQRNSGHQALPDLSILNAPVRKLDFSNNALRSIGTKALFGSLAEYLTELRLANNLLGDSLNPIFSTDVLQALQSLKVLDLSGNRIIALEESIFDGNRRLVELYLDQNKIATVPVAAVKELTSLKLLSLRSNRIESLEPDAFNFANKLERLDLRNNRIRTLKSKAFANLASMKEVLLAGNQLSHIDERALAGMDVLQKLDLSDNLLSEFPSEALGSVVSLKVLNISLNNIGKLESNHLAQMKSLQILDISRNTIATILPGTFREQLLLKYLDLSLNSLRTIEDDAFEGLDNLQTLILRDNNILFIPGSALGRLPKLSNLYLDFNRVAALSSSILKSIQPENIRYLSLSRNVIRELPGDSFAAFRKLIYLDISGNSLGVIGEDTFKGLEGTLLEIKLSFNRIASLRKFVLPKLRRLDLSANSIDDLAIDSFHSLHNLLYLNMSGNEHVGQVTRTMIYPLTKLQVIDLSHCGLKMLQADLFHNNTDLRIALLNHNQLRVIEEGTFLNLNNLFDLSLAGNGLEQLRPRSFVNTVNLRTLNLRQNALQELRADMFTTETALEVLDASDNALKSFATNTLKIHPRLRKVLLANNRLEVFPPELIADLDHLEVIDLAGNRLTTIQQLDFGRLANLRELYLRANAIDSVQDMAFHNSSQLQILDLAANRLERLSERSFEGTLRLDRLDLSDNKLTGLPEQVLAKSRVQRLERVSLAGNKLASVPVAAFGDQHDTLQTLDLSRNAIREVPRASHMLMINAKHVDFSYNPLSPEAIATVLGQPKTVRTLNLAGTGVRELPMLETPYLRSLNLSYNNISAVSAKAFEKVTLLERLDLSHNAIGDADGLRDIWPKLALLGYLDLSSNPIRTITASTFERLDGLTELYIRELPELTRLEKNAFKPLKDLTVLQAYQFAKLGYIDVQGIVQELPALAAVDIEAKDANLESDQLQVLHHPKLHTLGLHGYALQSLSSGAFAGLRNKYLTVRLHNTSLTALPPALLLPLPRSAHIDFSIAGSKVGTLTQPFLSSLDDRKNSIQIDGLATNPVRCDCQARAFRRWILATKVQDVRCASPPTVAGKLLTEVGDSELVCDGRSKATSPTQPAASSTGGSTRTTPTISFYNYTSEVQMTNAAATTEHDIIWSMPPVSSSSTTTRTKGSKSKVSSAAMPPLKKMPSANDDTLIIGIVGGVVVFIFLLIICICICRLKMNNDSYHHHHARAGHPMPMGMPGTLQVNYTGKKGQPAAMYPTLAPPYAQSYATLPYKPNGSPTQARPSYSTIGRIPYQYQNHTLMSSQAALHHQQQQQQHAQQHAQQQSSGTLTHSAHNPYIVYQDDKVYR from the exons ATGACGCCAACGATTGACGCGCgtctgctgctactgctcgcGTGCGCCCTAGCTTCCGTTTCGTGTGCGTGGCGCCCGTGCACCGACCTGGACGCGCTGCTCAAAATACCGTGCCG atGCAACATTGAGACGGCTGGGAACAACAGCCAGTATGTTTTCGTGAACGTGAACTGCGACCGGACGACGCTGACAGCCCCGTTTCCGAGCGGCATTCCGATCATCTCCTTCTCGCAGCGCAACAGCGGCCACCAAGCGTTGCCG GATCTTTCCATCCTGAATGCTCCGGTACGGAAGCTCGATTTTTCCAACAATGCGCTCCGTTCGATCGGCACCAAAGCCCTGTTCGGTAGCTTGGCCGAATACCTAACAGAGCTGCGGCTGGCCAACAATCTGCTCGGCGACAGCTTGAACCCGATCTTCTCCACGGACGTGCTGCAGGCGCTCCAGTCGCTCAAGGTGCTGGATCTGTCCGGCAACCGGATCATTGCGCTGGAGGAAAGCATCTTCGACGGCAATCGGCGGCTGGTGGAGCTGTACCTCGACCAGAACAAGATCGCCACCGTACCGGTGGCCGCCGTCAAAGAGCTGACCAGCCTGAAGCTGCTGTCGCTGCGCAGCAACCGCATCGAGTCGCTCGAGCCGGATGCGTTCAATTTCGCCAACAAGCTGGAACGGTTGGATCTGCGCAACAATCGCATCCGCACCCTGAAGTCGAAGGCGTTTGCCAACCTGGCCAGCATGAAGGAGGTGCTGCTGGCGGGCAATCAGCTCAGCCACATCGACGAGCGTGCGCTCGCCGGGATGGATGTGCTGCAGAAGCTGGACCTATCGGACAACCTGCTGTCCGAGTTCCCGTCGGAGGCGCTCGGGTCGGTAGTGTCGCTGAAGGTGCTGAACATATCGCTGAACAACATTGGCAAGCTGGAGTCGAACCATCTGGCGCAGATGAAGAGCCTGCAGATACTGGACATTAGCCGGAACACGATCGCCACCATCCTGCCGGGCACGTTCCgggagcagctgctgctcaAGTACTTGGATTTGAGTTTGAATTCTTTGCGCACG ATCGAGGACGACGCGTTCGAAGGGTTGGACAATCTGCAGACGCTCATTCTGCGCGACAACAACATCCTCTTCATCCCGGGCAGTGCGCTTGGTCGGCTGCCGAAGCTGTCCAACCTCTATCTCGACTTTAACCGGGTCGCCGCCCTGTCCTCCAGCATACTGAAGTCGATCCAGCCGGAAAACATCCGCTACCTGTCACTGTCGCGCAACGTCATCCGCGAGCTACCGGGCGACAGCTTTGCCGCGTTCCGCAAGCTGATCTATCTGGACATTTCCGGCAACAGCCTCGGCGTGATCGGCGAGGACACGTTCAAGGGGCTCGAAGGGACGCTGCTCGAGATCAAGCTGTCGTTCAACAGGATCGCCTCGCTGCGCAAGTTCGTGCTGCCGAAGCTGCGCCGGCTCGATCTCAGCGCGAACAGCATCGACGATCTGGCGATCGACTCGTTCCACAGCCTGCACAACCTGCTCTACCTGAACATGAGCGGCAACGAGCACGTCGGGCAGGTGACGCGCACCATGATCTACCCGCTGACGAAGCTGCAGGTGATCGATCTGAGCCACTGCGGGCTGAAGATGCTGCAGGCGGACCTGTTCCACAACAACACCGACCTGCGCATCGCGCTGCTCAACCACAACCAGCTGCGGGTGATCGAGGAGGGCACGTTTCTCAACCTGAACAACCTGTTCGATCTGTCGCTCGCCGGCAACGGGCTGGAGCAGCTGCGGCCCCGCTCCTTCGTCAACACGGTCAACCTGCGCACGCTCAACCTGCGCCAGAACGCGCTGCAGGAGCTGCGCGCCGACATGTTCACGACCGAGACGGCGCTCGAGGTGCTGGACGCGTCCGACAATGCGCTCAAGAGTTTCGCCACCAACACGCTCAAGATACATCCGCGGCTGCGCAAGGTGCTGCTCGCGAACAACCGGCTGGAGGTGTTCCCGCCCGAGCTGATCGCCGATCTCGACCATCTCGAGGTGATCGATCTGGCCGGCAATCGGCTCACCACCATCCAGCAGCTCGACTTTGGCCGGCTGGCGAACCTGCGCGAGCTGTATCTGCGCGCGAACGCGATCGACTCGGTGCAGGACATGGCGTTCCACAACTCGTCCCAGCTGCAGATACTCGACCTAGCCGCCAACCGGCTCGAGCGCCTGTCGGAGCGCTCGTTCGAGGGGACGCTGCGGCTCGATCGGCTCGATCTGAGCGACAACAAGCTGACCGGCCTGCCGGAGCAGGTGCTGGCGAAGAGCCGGGTCCAGCGGCTCGAGCGCGTCTCGCTCGCCGGCAACAAGCTGGCCAGCGTGCCGGTGGCCGCGTTCGGCGACCAGCACGACACGCTGCAAACGCTCGACCTGAGCCGCAACGCGATCCGCGAGGTGCCCCGGGCCAGCCACATGCTCATGATCAACGCCAAGCACGTCGACTTCTCGTACAACCCGCTCTCGCCGGAAGCGATCGCCACCGTGCTCGGGCAGCCGAAGACCGTGCGCACGCTCAACCTGGCCGGGACGGGCGTGCGGGAGCTGCCGATGCTGGAGACGCCGTACCTGCGCAGCCTGAACCTGTCGTACAACAACATCTCCGCCGTTAGCGCAAAAGCGTTCGAAAAGGTGACGCTGCTCGAGCGGCTCGACCTGTCGCACAACGCGATCGGCGACGCGGACGGGCTGCGCGACATCTGGCCGAAGCTGGCGCTGCTCGGCTACCTCGACCTGTCCAGCAATCCGATCCGCACGATCACGGCCAGCACGTTCGAGCGGCTGGACGGGCTGACGGAGCTGTACATCCGCGAGCTGCCCGAGCTGACCCGGCTCGAGAAGAACGCATTCAAACCGCTGAAGGACCTGACCGTCCTGCAGGCGTACCAGTTCGCCAAGCTCGGGTACATCGACGTGCAGGGCATCGTGCAGGAGCTGCCGGCGCTGGCCGCGGTCGACATCGAGGCGAAGGACGCCAACCTCGAGTCGGACCAGCTGCAGGTCCTGCACCATCCGAAGCTGCACACGCTCGGCCTGCACGGGTACGCCCTGCAGAGCCTGTCGTCCGGTGCGTTTGCCGGTTTGCGCAACAAGTACCTGACGGTGCGGCTGCACAACACCTCGCTGACGGCGCTGCCGCCCGCCCTGCTGCTACCGCTGCCCCGCTCCGCTCACATCGACTTTAGCATTGCCGGGTCGAAGGTGGGCACGCTGACGCAGCCGTTCCTGAGCTCGCTGGACGACCGCAAGAACAGCATCCAGATCGATGGGCTGGCGACGAACCCGGTCCGGTGCGACTGCCAGGCCCGCGCCTTCCGCCGGTGGATTCTCGCGACCAAGGTGCAGGACGTGCGGTGCGCCAGCCCCCCGACCGTCGCCGGCAAGCTGCTGACGGAGGTGGGCGACAGCGAGCTGGTGTGTGACGGCCGCAGCAAGGCGACGAGCCCCACCCAACCGGCGGCTTCGAGCACGGGCGGCAGCACGCGAACGACGCCCACGATTAGCTTCTACAACTACACGTCCGAGGTGCAGATGACGAACGCGGCCGCCACGACCGAGCACGACATCATCTGGAGCATGCCACCGGTGTCCTCCTCCTCGACGACCACGCGCACCAAGGGTTCCAAATCGAAGGTTTCGTCGGCCGCCATGCCGCCGCTGAAGAAGATGCCGTCCGCGAACGACGATACGCTCATCATTGGCATCGTGGgcggggtggtggtgtttaTCTTTCTGCTCATCATCTGCATCTGCATCTGCCGGTTGAAGATGAACAACGACAgctaccaccatcatcatgcgCGCGCCGGCCACCCGATGCCGATGGGCATGCCGGGCACGCTGCAGGTCAACTACACCGGCAAGAAGGGCCAGCCGGCGGCCATGTATCCCACGCTGGCGCCACCGTACGCCCAGAGCTATGCCACGCTGCCCTACAAACCGAACGGGTCGCCGACGCAGGCCCGCCCCAGCTACTCGACCATCGGCCGAATACCGTACCAGTATCAGAACCACACGCTCATGTCCAGCCAGGCGGCGctgcaccatcagcagcagcagcagcagcacgcgcaGCAACACGCGCAGCAGCAATCTTCCGGCACGCTCACCCACTCCGCCCACAATCCCTACATCGTGTACCAGGACGATAAGGTTTACCGATGA
- the LOC1270406 gene encoding uncharacterized protein LOC1270406 isoform X2, whose amino-acid sequence MSEIFGNLDNFLENYDEDDVASTSALNDSQDSIANDSLDSSRSDGARKTLAAKNKATGKRKSNAGGKRSQSSKSTSSTCADSIADVGHTLDTLASTPELLPPVVDLTPTVAGVGDEIRQLSRLFDSIFCSQNPIVKEFLKNRNATAAKRAYTTVCNSYHRKPPVTANDMKKIMGKIDASKRSLQQLEQEIQTLLSPVSTNPFPPPRSRRSRGPTAQGNRAPVLAVISLDCDDDPTPSQPIFQSQYRRVTRRNGANETGTQSNTISLDSDDESGDGAVELEPSFSAANSSFETENYEMRIKIKWGRGIETFVHRRYQKFEDIFNQLAAKESADRACIFLNLDDRIVYASDTPDSIDYKPHQFIAGRILKTKAPILPTAHGSSTGHNSNMITLKVQMEKRKQPLRLQIDKNQTMSVLVIKCAEELKCEPKDIRLYFDGELVGNNDKPEDLDLEGDEILDIRFVK is encoded by the exons ATGTCGGAAATTTTTGGCAATTTGGATAATTTTCTAGAGA ACTACGATGAGGATGACGTAGCATCAACAAGCGCGCTAAACGATTCACAAGACAGCATTGCAAACGATTCCCTCGATAGCAGCAGAAGCGATGGGGCACGAAAAACGCTTGCCGCGAAGAACAAAGCTACAGGAAAGAGGAAAAGTAATGCTGGCGGCAAAAGATCTcaaagcagcaaaagcacaTCATCAACCTGCGCAGACAGTATTGCTGATGTGGGCCATACTCTGGACACGTTAGCTTCAACTCCTGAACTGCTTCCGCCCGTCGTAGATTTGACGCCGACTGTCGCAGGCGTCGGAG ACGAAATTAGACAGCTTTCCCGTTTGTTCGATTCCATATTTTGTTCGCAAAACCCAATCGTGAAGGAATTTCTGAAGAATA GGAATGCTACTGCCGCTAAGCGGGCCTACACTACAGTGTGCAACAGTTATCATCGGAAACCACCTGTAACAGCAAACGACATGAAAAAGATAATGGGTAAAATCGATGCATCGAAACGTAGCTTGCAACAGCTAGAGCAGGAAATACAAACCCTCCTATCGCCCGTATCAACAAACCCCTTTCCGCCACCCCGCTCCCGCCGGTCAAGAGGACCTACTGCACAGGGAAATCGAGCGCCAGTATTGGCTGTG ATATCATTGGACTGTGATGATGACCCGACGCCATCGCAGCCAATTTTCCAATCACAATACCGGCGTGTGACTAGAAGAAACGGAGCAAACGAGACTGGCACTCAATCTAATACG ATAAGCTTAGACTCCGATGACGAGAGTGGTGATGGAGCAGTAGAGCTGGAACCTTCATTTAGCGCCGCCAACAGTTCGTTCGAAACGGAAAACTacgaaatgcgcatcaaaATCAAGTGGGGCCGGGGCATCGAAACGTTCGTCCATCGGCGGTATCAAAAGTTTGAGGACATTTTTAACCAGCTGGCGGCCAAAGAGTCTGCCGATCGGGCGTGCATTTTTCTCAACCTGGACGATCGCATAGTCTATGCGAGCGATACGCCCGATTCCATCGACTACAAACCGCACCAGTTCATTG CTGGGCGCATTCTAAAAACCAAAGCGCCAATCCTTCCGACCGCTCACGGGTCGTCGACCGGCCACAATAGCAACATGATCACGCTGAAGGTACAGATGGAGAAACGGAAACAACCGCTGCGGCTGCAGATTGACAAGAATCAAACCATGTCCGTGCTGGTGATTAAATGCGCCGAAGAGCTCAAGTGTGAACCGAAGGATATTCGGCTGTACTTTGACGGCGAGCTGGTTGGCAATAATGATAAGCCAGAGGATCTTGACCTAGAAGGGGACGAGATACTGGACATTCGTTTTGTGAAGTAA
- the LOC1270377 gene encoding ubiquitin-like domain-containing CTD phosphatase 1 — translation MDSKEVSLIIKWSGKEFPIEDLTEHDTVAVLRHEICKKTQVRPERQKLLNLKYKGKPVTDDVRLGAMDLKPNFKVMMVGSLESDIKEAASRPEDVGSVVNDFDNEEEDNVAFENKEVYLAKINKRIKDYTIKELNPPREGKRLLVLDIDYTIFDHRSAAENGTELMRPYLHEFLTSAYQDYDIAIWSATSMRWIVEKMKLLGVTDEARDYKLVFMLDDAAMITVLCPLRGVIEVKPLGVIWGKYSQYSSKNTIMFDDLRRNFLMNPKSGLRIKPFSEAHLNRHKDKELVKLAKYLKAIAEHCDDFDTLNHRRWEDYLAKKRSSH, via the exons ATGGACTCGAAGGAAGTGTCGCTGATCATTAAATGGAGCGGCAAAGAGTTTCCCATCGAAGATCTGACCGAGCACGATACCGTCGCCGTTTTGAGGCAcgaaatatgcaaaaaaacacaggtCCGGCCGGAGCGACAGAAGCTGCTCAACTTAAAGTACAAAg GCAAGCCGGTTACGGATGATGTCAGGCTGGGCGCAATGGACCTGAAGCCCAATTTTAAAGTAATGATG GTTGGCTCGCTGGAGTCCGATATCAAAGAGGCAGCGTCGCGACCCGAAGACGTCGGTAGTGTCGTAAATGATTTCGACAACGAGGAGGAAGACAATGTTGCGTTCGAAAATAAGGAGGTTTACTTGGCCAAAATCAACAAACGGATCAAAGACTACACCATAAAGGAATTGAATCCTCCGCGTGAAGGGAAAAGGCTGCTCGTGTTGGACATCGATTATACGATATTTGATCATCGGTCTGCTGCTGAAAATG GAACGGAACTGATGCGACCGTATCTACACGAGTTTCTAACGTCCGCCTACCAGGACTACGACATAGCGATATGGTCCGCCACGTCGATGAGATGGATAGTGGAGAAAATGAAGCTGCTCGGGGTAACGGATGAGGCCCGGGACTACAAGCTGGTGTTTATGCTGGACGATGCCGCTATGATAACGGTCCTTTGCCCGCTGCGCGGTGTGATCGAGGTGAAACCGCTGGGCGTAATTTGGGGCAAGTACAGCCAGTACTCGTCGAAGAACACGATCATGTTCGATGATTTGCGGCGCAACTTTCTGATGAATCCGAAATCGGGACTGCGCATCAAGCCGTTTTCCGAGGCGCACCTCAATCGGCACAAGGACAAGGAGCTGGTGAAGCTGGCCAAGTACTTGAAAGCGATCGCGGAGCATTGCGACGACTTTGATACGCTTAACCATCGACGATGGGAGGACTATCTGGCTAAGAAACGATCATCGCATTGA
- the LOC1270376 gene encoding E3 ubiquitin-protein ligase Fancl — MNDFRQKFPFLVQLEACHFVGLYKKLYQIRLHFPDYPTTNNHRVSVFCGNVPVTLDPEVSSIKEVDEFVQKLIDSLDSGREGRPTSKPCSTGEPSTTLTNLALELLSIQRQYGCEVAFDKHIMHVEFSNFDGRRNHSLTLNRTGAELFKVAQHTLPELAVSELFKRQTTLQRHVQVFLDLLEQLEEFYNNLNTIDDLCYVVLPATIDTKTVYRIFKYDRKVFLKVSLHPLQPTAIDVGFFGPTKQVSKLREIYDERQDDWDADCNVYTNLLRIFNVIAFPMRPAANHEKSQQLGSELGEDSCGICMNYQDGYDRVPVISCDNEQCNLIFHIHCLKEWFATQRESKKIFTISIGNCPYCTHKISSSFDEMLVLLS, encoded by the exons ATGAATGATTTTCGGCAGAAATTCCCGTTCTTGGTGCAACTCGAAGCGTGCCACTTTGTAGGACTTTATAAAAAG CTGTATCAAATAAGGCTGCATTTTCCCGACTATCCCACCACAAACAATCACCGAGTGTCAGTGTTTTGTGGAAATGTTCCAGTTACATTAGACCCGGAAGTATCTTCCATTAAGGAGGTGGACGAATTTGTTCAGAAGCTCATCGACTCGCTGGATTCTGGCAGAGAGGGACGACCGACCAGCAAACCATGTTCTACTGGCGAACCATCCACTACACTCACCAACCTTGCCCTGGAATTGCTGTCCATCCAGCGCCAGTACGGTTGTGAAGTGGCATTTGATAAACATATAATGCACGTAGAGTTTAGCAACTTTGATGGCAGAAGAAACCATTCGCTTACCCTGAACCGCACCGGAGCGGAGCTGTTCAAAGTTGCCCAACACACCCTTCCGGAGCTTGCCGTATCGGAGCTGTTCAAACGGCAGACCACGCTGCAGCGGCACGTGCAGGTGTTTCTAGATCTGCTCGAACAGCTGGAAGAGTTTTACAACAATCTCAACACAATCGACGACCTTTGTTACGTTGTGCTGCCCGCCACAATCGACACGAAAACGGTGTACCGCATTTTCAAGTACGACCGGAAGGTGTTTCTGAAGGTTTCACTCCACCCGCTACAACCGACCGCCATCGATGTCGGGTTTTTCGGCCCAACCAAGCAAGTGTCCAAGCTGCGCGAAATCTACGACGAGAGGCAGGACGATTGGGATGCGGACTGTAACGTTTACACAAATTTGCTGCGCATTTTCAACGTGATTGCCTTTCCGATGCGCCCGGCGGCTAATCATGAAAAGTCGCAGCAGCTGGGCAGTGAGCTGGGCGAAGATAGCTGCGGCATATGCATGAACTACCAGGACGGGTACGACCGTGTGCCGGTGATTTCGTGCGATAATGAGCAATGCAACTTGATTTTTCACATACATTGCCTGAAGGAG TGGTTTGCGACACAGCGAGAGAGTAAAAAAATCTTCACCATCTCTATAGGCAACTGTCCATACTGCACGCACAAAATATCATCCAGCTTTGACGAGATGTTAGTTTTGTTAAGCTga
- the LOC1270406 gene encoding uncharacterized protein LOC1270406 isoform X1, whose product MSEIFGNLDNFLENYDEDDVASTSALNDSQDSIANDSLDSSRSDGARKTLAAKNKATGKRKSNAGGKRSQSSKSTSSTCADSIADVGHTLDTLASTPELLPPVVDLTPTVAGVGDEIRQLSRLFDSIFCSQNPIVKEFLKNRNATAAKRAYTTVCNSYHRKPPVTANDMKKIMGKIDASKRSLQQLEQEIQTLLSPVSTNPFPPPRSRRSRGPTAQGNRAPVLAVISLDCDDDPTPSQPIFQSQYRRVTRRNGANETGTQSNTISLDSDDESGDGAVELEPSFSAANSSFETENYEMRIKIKWGRGIETFVHRRYQKFEDIFNQLAAKESADRACIFLNLDDRIVYASDTPDSIDYKPHQFIGKAGVRMYKRMYITIIFFYLFPLTSAGRILKTKAPILPTAHGSSTGHNSNMITLKVQMEKRKQPLRLQIDKNQTMSVLVIKCAEELKCEPKDIRLYFDGELVGNNDKPEDLDLEGDEILDIRFVK is encoded by the exons ATGTCGGAAATTTTTGGCAATTTGGATAATTTTCTAGAGA ACTACGATGAGGATGACGTAGCATCAACAAGCGCGCTAAACGATTCACAAGACAGCATTGCAAACGATTCCCTCGATAGCAGCAGAAGCGATGGGGCACGAAAAACGCTTGCCGCGAAGAACAAAGCTACAGGAAAGAGGAAAAGTAATGCTGGCGGCAAAAGATCTcaaagcagcaaaagcacaTCATCAACCTGCGCAGACAGTATTGCTGATGTGGGCCATACTCTGGACACGTTAGCTTCAACTCCTGAACTGCTTCCGCCCGTCGTAGATTTGACGCCGACTGTCGCAGGCGTCGGAG ACGAAATTAGACAGCTTTCCCGTTTGTTCGATTCCATATTTTGTTCGCAAAACCCAATCGTGAAGGAATTTCTGAAGAATA GGAATGCTACTGCCGCTAAGCGGGCCTACACTACAGTGTGCAACAGTTATCATCGGAAACCACCTGTAACAGCAAACGACATGAAAAAGATAATGGGTAAAATCGATGCATCGAAACGTAGCTTGCAACAGCTAGAGCAGGAAATACAAACCCTCCTATCGCCCGTATCAACAAACCCCTTTCCGCCACCCCGCTCCCGCCGGTCAAGAGGACCTACTGCACAGGGAAATCGAGCGCCAGTATTGGCTGTG ATATCATTGGACTGTGATGATGACCCGACGCCATCGCAGCCAATTTTCCAATCACAATACCGGCGTGTGACTAGAAGAAACGGAGCAAACGAGACTGGCACTCAATCTAATACG ATAAGCTTAGACTCCGATGACGAGAGTGGTGATGGAGCAGTAGAGCTGGAACCTTCATTTAGCGCCGCCAACAGTTCGTTCGAAACGGAAAACTacgaaatgcgcatcaaaATCAAGTGGGGCCGGGGCATCGAAACGTTCGTCCATCGGCGGTATCAAAAGTTTGAGGACATTTTTAACCAGCTGGCGGCCAAAGAGTCTGCCGATCGGGCGTGCATTTTTCTCAACCTGGACGATCGCATAGTCTATGCGAGCGATACGCCCGATTCCATCGACTACAAACCGCACCAGTTCATTGGTAAGGCTGGTGTGAGGATGTACAAAAGGATGTACAttaccattatttttttttacttatttccCCTCACGTCAGCTGGGCGCATTCTAAAAACCAAAGCGCCAATCCTTCCGACCGCTCACGGGTCGTCGACCGGCCACAATAGCAACATGATCACGCTGAAGGTACAGATGGAGAAACGGAAACAACCGCTGCGGCTGCAGATTGACAAGAATCAAACCATGTCCGTGCTGGTGATTAAATGCGCCGAAGAGCTCAAGTGTGAACCGAAGGATATTCGGCTGTACTTTGACGGCGAGCTGGTTGGCAATAATGATAAGCCAGAGGATCTTGACCTAGAAGGGGACGAGATACTGGACATTCGTTTTGTGAAGTAA